A DNA window from Ornithodoros turicata isolate Travis chromosome 10, ASM3712646v1, whole genome shotgun sequence contains the following coding sequences:
- the LOC135370659 gene encoding mediator of DNA damage checkpoint protein 1-like: MESYDHSSTLFTKKGEPLYFSMVPCPERSDIRQIIEHGGGELVQPSRVENTIRLVPSGTSYADHPRSTLYCAYIRDCASKNVLLPRKKYLIKPVESGRPRNEKPEKGKLRVVKQRLEYTIAEQVAMAKYVIENQKTMSVHGNKLYKAMEKDGVVPRHTWQSLKEHYIKKILPRVHSIVPREQPDGWVTKDRPAGPTRDSQSSMQEPPEGSDAPQATQQCQSTCDEAANSRRSVPESSAEVNMENECSTKTDKNPTRKVRQKRLLNLSQCDMSALLSGNVTEPAGEQRMEETGGGVQSVARDSDPSCRTDNFSRNVTELAGEQQMEETGGEVRPVASDSNPCCQTDNFSGNAAEQTAEQQMEETGGEEQPVASHSSPCCQTDNFSRSVTEPTGEHQVEEIGNGVQPVAPDSNPSSQSDNVSGDVTEPAGEQQIEERCSRVRPVTPESDPSSQSDNVSGDVTEPAGVQQIEETCAGLKPAAPESDPSSQSDNVSGDVTKPAGEQQIEETCAGLKPAAPESDPSSQSDNVSGDVTKPAGEQQIEETCAGLKPAAPESDPISQSDNFSEAVTEPTAEQQIEETGGEMQPVASHSSPISDTDNFQLNLATPNSEASQGSPASSEGSDAGAETESLPSLSSTSDTETDVEDSETDDGRHGAAPASPALSSQQDTVSLPRCNYPDSEARPSGGAVLTDETAVLIRATIEHLETQLRDSADERLQHEGRCQPICKCRKSGFYSRVARALISNRAVLAYHTEFTEENCVENGTVLLAELLLRRCEAGVRKQ; encoded by the exons ATGGAAAGCTACGACCACAGCAGCACCCTGTTCACAAAAAAGGGTGAACCGTTGTATTTTTCCATGGTCCCATGTCCTGAACGGTCTGATATCCGGCAGATAATAGAGCATGGAGGGGGAGAACTTGTGCAGCCAAGCAGAGTCGAAAACACCATTAGGCTTGTACCTTCCGGTACCAGTTACGCTGACCATCCGAGGTCTACGCTGTACTGTGCATACATTCGGGATTGTGCATCAAAAAATGTGCTGTTGCCCCGAAAGAAATACTTAATCAAGCCCGTTGAGAGCGGTAGACCACGAAATGAGAAGCCAGAGAAGGGCAAGCTGCGGGTAGTTAAGCAAAGGCTGGAATACACCATAGCCGAACAGGTCGCCATGGCGAAATATGTGATCGAAAATCAAAAAACAATGTCTGTTCACGGTAACAAACTTTACAAGGCAATGGAAAAGGATGGAGTTGTTCCACGCCATACATGGCAATCCCTTAAAGAACACTACATCAAAAAAATATTGCCTCGAGTTCACTCTATCGTCCCACGTGAGCAACCTGACGGGTGGGTGACAAAGGATAGACCAGCAGGACCGACGCGTGATTCACAGTCGAGCATGCAAGAACCACCAGAGGGCAGTGACGCACCACAAGCAACTCAACAGTGCCAAAGTACGTGTGATGAGGCCGCAAACTCTCGGCGTTCTGTCCCCGAGAGTTCGGCGGAGGTGAACATGGAAAACGAGTGTTCTACAAAGACGGATAAGAATCCGACAAGGAAAGTGAGACAGAAGCGACTGCTCAACTTGTCGCAGTGCGATATGAGTGCTTTGCTCAGCGGAAATGTAACTGAGCCAGCTGGAGAACAGCGGATGGAAGAGACTGGCGGTGGAGTGCAGTCAGTTGCACGAGATTCGGATCCTAGTTGTCGGACAGATAATTTTAGTCGAAATGTTACTGAGCTAGCTGGAGAACAGCAGATGGAAGAGACTGGTGGTGAAGTGCGGCCAGTTGCATCAGATTCAAACCCTTGTTGTCAGACGGATAACTTTAGTGGAAATGCAGCTGAGCAAACTGCTGAACAGCAAATGGAAGAGACTGGTGGTGAAGAGCAGCCAGTTGCATCACATTCGAGCCCTTGTTGTCAGACGGATAACTTTAGTAGAAGTGTAACTGAGCCAACTGGAGAACATCAGGTAGAAGAGATTGGCAATGGAGTGCAGCCAGTTGCGCCAGATTCGAACCCTAGTAGTCAGTCAGATAACGTTAGCGGAGATGTAACTGAACCAGCTGGAGAACAGCAGATAGAAGAGAGGTGCAGTAGAGTACGGCCAGTTACACCAGAGTCAGACCCTAGTAGCCAGTCAGATAACGTTAGCGGAGATGTAACTGAGCCAGCTGGAGTACAGCAGATAGAAGAGACGTGTGCTGGACTGAAGCCAGCTGCACCAGAGTCGGACCCTAGTAGTCAGTCAGATAACGTTAGCGGAGATGTAACTAAGCCAGCTGGAGAACAGCAGATAGAAGAGACGTGCGCTGGACTGAAGCCAGCTGCACCAGAGTCGGACCCTAGTAGTCAGTCAGATAATGTTAGCGGAGATGTAACTAAGCCAGCTGGAGAACAGCAGATAGAAGAGACGTGCGCTGGACTGAAGCCAGCTGCACCAGAGTCGGACCCTATTAGCCAGTCTGATAACTTTAGCGAAGCTGTAACTGAGCCAACTGCTGAACAGCAGATAGAAGAGACTGGTGGTGAAATGCAGCCAGTTGCATCACACTCGAGCCCCATTAGTGATACAGATAACTTTCAGTTAAACCTTGCAACTCCAAACTCTGAGGCTTCCCAAGGCTCTCCAGCAAGTTCAGAGGGAAGTGATGCAGGCGCAGAGACTGAATCATTGCCTTCGTTATCAAGTACGAGCGATACTGAAACTGATGTCGAGGACTCCGAAACAGACGACGGACGTCATGGGGCTGCTCCTGCTTCACCAGCACTCTCTAGC CAGCAAGATACTGTCAGCCTTCCAAGATGCAACTACCCTGACAGTGAAGCCAGACCAAGTGGTGGAGCCGTGCTCACGGATGAAACAGCAGTGCTCATCCGGGCCACGATTGAGCATCTGGAAACTCAACTACGTGACAGTGCAGATGAACGGCTCCAACACGAAGGAAGGTGTCAGCCAATCTGCAAGTGCAGAAAGAGTGGTTTCTACAGCCGTGTGGCGCGCGCCCTCATATCCAACAGGGCCGTTCTTGCCTACCACACCGAGTTTACCGAGGAGAACTGTGTCGAAAACGGCACCGTGCTGCTAGCTGAGCTCTTGCTGCGGAGATGTGAAGCTGGAGTTCGCAAGCAGTAG